A window of Komagataeibacter medellinensis NBRC 3288 contains these coding sequences:
- a CDS encoding DUF2171 domain-containing protein yields the protein MTDVTQAMLGQDVIAAGSGRMGTLTAVNADGTIQITVDGPAESTFNIPLSWVQSTDGGKILLSHTVEDVQSYTPPA from the coding sequence ATGACAGATGTAACGCAGGCCATGCTGGGCCAGGACGTGATTGCAGCCGGTTCGGGTCGTATGGGTACGCTTACGGCAGTCAATGCCGATGGCACGATCCAGATCACAGTGGATGGCCCGGCAGAGAGTACGTTCAACATTCCCCTCTCATGGGTGCAGTCCACTGATGGCGGCAAGATCCTGCTCAGCCACACGGTGGAGGATGTCCAGTCCTACACCCCGCCAGCCTGA